A genomic window from Gambusia affinis linkage group LG16, SWU_Gaff_1.0, whole genome shotgun sequence includes:
- the ndufaf1 gene encoding complex I intermediate-associated protein 30, mitochondrial gives MSLPNISRVPASGLLRSVRDLRWLLRSIAPLAVPRRALTQMGYRRPGQPREDKPPWWRVKFDLSKGLKGMKRHFQLLKEEFFAEFVGPMGKPIIEHMLEQNQVVWEFRGPHSLQEWTISCDREIGGKSEIYLKIGKNNETCLLYGTLCSDPPKDGETRYSGYCTMRAKQPLASFDRKKYHDWSSFNTLHLRIRGDGRPWMINIIAETYYTHQKDDMYSYFLYTRGGPYWQDVKIPFSKFFLAHRGRVQDDQHRLWLDKINAIGFTLGDKADGPFQLEIDFIGVCKDYAHTEDFAYEKYKRNPEV, from the exons ATGTCCCTTCCTAATATCTCACGCGTCCCTGCGTCCGGGCTCCTGCGCTCCGTCCGTGACCTGCGCTGGCTCCTGCGGTCCATCGCGCCTCTCGCCGTGCCCAGAAGAGCGTTGACCCAGATGGGCTACCGGCGGCCCGGCCAGCCCAGAGAGGACAAGCCCCCGTGGTGGAGGGTCAAGTTTGACCTCTCTAAGGGTTTGAAGGGCATGAAGAGGCACTTCCAGCTGCTGAAGGAGGAGTTCTTCGCCGAATTCGTTGGTCCGATGGGCAAACCCATCATCGAACACATGCTGGAGCAGAACCAGGTGGTGTGGGAGTTCAGGGGCCCCCACAGCCTCCAGGAGTGGACAATTTCCTGCGACCGGGAGATCGGAGGCAAAAGCGAGATTTACCTGAAGATCGGAAAGAACAATGAAACCTGCCTTCTGTACGGGACGCTTTGCTCCGATCCTCCTAAAGACGGGGAGACGCGCTACAGCGGATACTGCACCATGCGCGCCAAGCAACCTCTG GCTTCGTTTGACAGGAAGAAGTACCACGACTGGTCTAGCTTCAACACCCTCCACCTGCGTATTCGGGGTGACGGCCGTCCATGGATGATCAACATCATAGCAGAAACCTACTACACTCACCAGAAAGATGACATGTACAGCTACTTCCTGTATACCAGGGGAGGACCCTACTGGCAAGATGTGAAA ATCCCGTTCTCCAAGTTCTTCCTGGCTCATCGGGGGAGGGTACAAGATGACCAGCACAGGCTCTGGCTGGATAAG attaatGCCATTGGATTTACTCTTGGAGACAAAGCAGATGGTCCCTTCCAGCTCGAAATCGATTTCATCGGCGTGTGCAAAGATTACGCACACACTGAGGACTTCGCATACGAGAAGTACAAGAGGAATCCTGAAGTGTGA